From the Equus quagga isolate Etosha38 chromosome 16, UCLA_HA_Equagga_1.0, whole genome shotgun sequence genome, one window contains:
- the RAD21 gene encoding double-strand-break repair protein rad21 homolog isoform X1 translates to MFYAHFVLSKRGPLAKIWLAAHWDKKLTKAHVFECNLESSVESIISPKVKMALRTSGHLLLGVVRIYHRKAKYLLADCNEAFIKIKMAFRPGVVDLPEENREAAYNAITLPEEFHDFDQPLPDLDDIDVAQQFSLNQSRVEEITMREEVGNISILQENDFGDFGMDDREIMREGSAFEDDDMLVSTSASNLLLEPEQSTSNLNEKINHLEYEDQYKDDNFGEGNDGGILDDKLISNNDGGIFDDPPALSEAGVMLPEQPAHDDMDEDDNVSMGGPDSPDSVDPVEPMPTMTDQTTLVPNEEEAFALEPIDITVKETKAKRKRKLIVDSVKELDSKTIRAQLSDYSDIVTTLDLAPPTKKLMMWKETGGVEKLFSLPAQPLWNNRLLKLFTRCLTPLVPEDLRKRRKGGEADNLDEFLKEFENPEVPREDQPQQHQQRDVIDEPILEEPSRLQESVMETSRTNLDESAMPPPPPQGVKRKAGQIDPEPVIPPQQVEQMEIPPVELPPEEPPNICQLIPELELLPEKEKEKEKEKEDDEEEEDEDASGGDQDQEERRWNKRTQQMLHGLQRALAKTGAESISLLELCRNTNRKQAAAKFYSFLVLKKQQAIELTQEEPYSDIIATPGPRFHII, encoded by the exons GTCAAGATGGCACTCCGAACATCAGGACATCTCTTACTGGGAGTAGTTCGAATCTatcacagaaaagcaaaatatctCCTTGCAGACTGTAATGAAGCGTTCATTAAGATAAAGATGGCTTTTCGGCCAg GTGTTGTTGACCTGCCTGAGGAAAATCGAGAAGCTGCTTACAATGCTATTACTTTACCTGAGGAATTTCATGACTTTGATCAGCCACTGCCTGACTTAGA tgaCATCGATGTGGCCCAGCAGTTCAGCCTGAACCAGAGTAGAGTGGAAGAGATAACCATGAGAGAAGAAGTTGGAAACATCAGTATCCTACAAGAAAATGATTTTG GAGACTTTGGAATGGATGATCGTGAGATAATGAGAGAAGGCAGCGCTTTTGAGGATGACGACATGTTAGTAAGCACTAGTGCTTCAAACCTCCTATTAGAGCCGGAACAGAGCACCAGCAATCTGAATGAGAAAATTAACCATTTAGAATATGAAGACCAGTATAAGGATGACAATTTTGGAGAAGGAAATGATGGTGGTATATTAG ATGACAAACTTATTAGTAATAATGATGGCGGTATTTTTGATGATCCCCCTGCCCTGTCTGAGGCAGGGGTGATGTTGCCAGAGCAGCCTGCACATGATGATATGGATGAGGATGATAATGTGTCAA tggGTGGGCCTGATAGTCCTGATTCCGTGGATCCTGTTGAACCAATGCCAACTATGACTGATCAGACAACACTTGTTCCGAATGAGGAAGAAGCCTTTGCTTTGGAACCTATTGATATCACTG tcaaagaaacaaaagccaagagaaagaggaaactaaTTGTTGACAGTGTCAAAGAGTTGGATAGCAAGACAATTAGAGCCCAACTTAGTGATTATTCTGATATTGTTACTACTTTGGATCTGGCACCACCCACCAAGAAATTGATGATGTGGAAAGAGACAGGGGGAGTAGAAAAACTCTTCTCTTTACCTGCTCAGCCTTTGTGGAATAACAGACTACTGAAG ctcttTACACGTTGTCTTACACCACTAGTACCAGAAGACCttaggaaaaggaggaaaggaggcgAGGCTGATAATTTGGATGAATTCCTCAAAGAATTTGAGAATCCAGAGGTTCCCAGAGAGGACCAGCCCCAGCAACATCAGCAGCGTGATGTTATCG ATGAACCCATTTTGGAAGAGCCAAGCCGCCTCCAGGAGTCAGTGATGGAGACCAGCAGAACAAACTTGGATGAGTCAGCCatgcccccaccaccacctcaggGGGTTAAGCGAAAAGCAGGACAGATTGACCCAGAGCCTGTGATCCCT CCTCAGCAGGTGGAACAGATGGAAATACCTCCTGTAGAGCTGCCTCCCGAAGAGCCTCCAAACATCTGTCAGTTAATTCCAGAGTTAGAACTTCTaccagaaaaggagaaggagaaggagaaggagaaagaagatgatgaagaggaggag GATGAAGATGCTTCAGGGGGTGATCAggatcaggaagaaagaagatggaaCAAAAGGACCCAGCAGATGCTTCATGGGCTTCAG CGAGCTCTTGCTAAAACTGGAGCTGAATCCATCAGTTTGCTTGAGTTATGTCGAAACACAAACAGAAAGCAAGCTGCAGCAAAGTTCTACAGCTTCTTGGTTCTTAAAAAGCAGCAAGCTATTGAGCTGACACAGGAAGAACCATACAGTGACATCATTGCAACGCCTGGACCAAGGTTCCACATTATTTGA
- the RAD21 gene encoding double-strand-break repair protein rad21 homolog isoform X2 has product MFYAHFVLSKRGPLAKIWLAAHWDKKLTKAHVFECNLESSVESIISPKVKMALRTSGHLLLGVVRIYHRKAKYLLADCNEAFIKIKMAFRPGVVDLPEENREAAYNAITLPEEFHDFDQPLPDLDDIDVAQQFSLNQSRVEEITMREEVGNISILQENDFDFGMDDREIMREGSAFEDDDMLVSTSASNLLLEPEQSTSNLNEKINHLEYEDQYKDDNFGEGNDGGILDDKLISNNDGGIFDDPPALSEAGVMLPEQPAHDDMDEDDNVSMGGPDSPDSVDPVEPMPTMTDQTTLVPNEEEAFALEPIDITVKETKAKRKRKLIVDSVKELDSKTIRAQLSDYSDIVTTLDLAPPTKKLMMWKETGGVEKLFSLPAQPLWNNRLLKLFTRCLTPLVPEDLRKRRKGGEADNLDEFLKEFENPEVPREDQPQQHQQRDVIDEPILEEPSRLQESVMETSRTNLDESAMPPPPPQGVKRKAGQIDPEPVIPPQQVEQMEIPPVELPPEEPPNICQLIPELELLPEKEKEKEKEKEDDEEEEDEDASGGDQDQEERRWNKRTQQMLHGLQRALAKTGAESISLLELCRNTNRKQAAAKFYSFLVLKKQQAIELTQEEPYSDIIATPGPRFHII; this is encoded by the exons GTCAAGATGGCACTCCGAACATCAGGACATCTCTTACTGGGAGTAGTTCGAATCTatcacagaaaagcaaaatatctCCTTGCAGACTGTAATGAAGCGTTCATTAAGATAAAGATGGCTTTTCGGCCAg GTGTTGTTGACCTGCCTGAGGAAAATCGAGAAGCTGCTTACAATGCTATTACTTTACCTGAGGAATTTCATGACTTTGATCAGCCACTGCCTGACTTAGA tgaCATCGATGTGGCCCAGCAGTTCAGCCTGAACCAGAGTAGAGTGGAAGAGATAACCATGAGAGAAGAAGTTGGAAACATCAGTATCCTACAAGAAAATGATTTTG ACTTTGGAATGGATGATCGTGAGATAATGAGAGAAGGCAGCGCTTTTGAGGATGACGACATGTTAGTAAGCACTAGTGCTTCAAACCTCCTATTAGAGCCGGAACAGAGCACCAGCAATCTGAATGAGAAAATTAACCATTTAGAATATGAAGACCAGTATAAGGATGACAATTTTGGAGAAGGAAATGATGGTGGTATATTAG ATGACAAACTTATTAGTAATAATGATGGCGGTATTTTTGATGATCCCCCTGCCCTGTCTGAGGCAGGGGTGATGTTGCCAGAGCAGCCTGCACATGATGATATGGATGAGGATGATAATGTGTCAA tggGTGGGCCTGATAGTCCTGATTCCGTGGATCCTGTTGAACCAATGCCAACTATGACTGATCAGACAACACTTGTTCCGAATGAGGAAGAAGCCTTTGCTTTGGAACCTATTGATATCACTG tcaaagaaacaaaagccaagagaaagaggaaactaaTTGTTGACAGTGTCAAAGAGTTGGATAGCAAGACAATTAGAGCCCAACTTAGTGATTATTCTGATATTGTTACTACTTTGGATCTGGCACCACCCACCAAGAAATTGATGATGTGGAAAGAGACAGGGGGAGTAGAAAAACTCTTCTCTTTACCTGCTCAGCCTTTGTGGAATAACAGACTACTGAAG ctcttTACACGTTGTCTTACACCACTAGTACCAGAAGACCttaggaaaaggaggaaaggaggcgAGGCTGATAATTTGGATGAATTCCTCAAAGAATTTGAGAATCCAGAGGTTCCCAGAGAGGACCAGCCCCAGCAACATCAGCAGCGTGATGTTATCG ATGAACCCATTTTGGAAGAGCCAAGCCGCCTCCAGGAGTCAGTGATGGAGACCAGCAGAACAAACTTGGATGAGTCAGCCatgcccccaccaccacctcaggGGGTTAAGCGAAAAGCAGGACAGATTGACCCAGAGCCTGTGATCCCT CCTCAGCAGGTGGAACAGATGGAAATACCTCCTGTAGAGCTGCCTCCCGAAGAGCCTCCAAACATCTGTCAGTTAATTCCAGAGTTAGAACTTCTaccagaaaaggagaaggagaaggagaaggagaaagaagatgatgaagaggaggag GATGAAGATGCTTCAGGGGGTGATCAggatcaggaagaaagaagatggaaCAAAAGGACCCAGCAGATGCTTCATGGGCTTCAG CGAGCTCTTGCTAAAACTGGAGCTGAATCCATCAGTTTGCTTGAGTTATGTCGAAACACAAACAGAAAGCAAGCTGCAGCAAAGTTCTACAGCTTCTTGGTTCTTAAAAAGCAGCAAGCTATTGAGCTGACACAGGAAGAACCATACAGTGACATCATTGCAACGCCTGGACCAAGGTTCCACATTATTTGA